The genomic stretch CCCGCAGCGCCGTCTGGATTTTGCCCCGGTAGAACGGGTGCAACCGCATGGCGTCTGCCGCAGGCTTCTTGGCCTGTTCGAGCAGTTCTTCCTTGGTGACCACTTGCTTGGCTTTGTGGGTCATAGCGCTCCCTGTCGACTAACTCCGAGTGCGATGGCTGTGTGTCATCGTACACCACAGTGGCATGGCAAACAAGGTGAGCTTTGGCGCTCACCTTGTATACTCAACATAGCACGCTTTGTGCAATCTATCCTATGACAGATGGCGGCTGAAGTTGTTACGAAAATCACATTTTCGGTCGCCTGTTCCACACGCGCACATCCCCTTCGCGGCGGGTGATCCCCTGCCCATCCAGAAACTCCAGCAGCGCAATCGCATACTTGCGCGTCGTCCCAAACTGATCGCGCAACTCAGCAGCGGAGATGCTGCCGCCAGTGTCAAGCGTCCGGGCTACCGCAGCAAACATCTCCCGGTACACCGGCGTGGTCAGCACCACATCCGGGGCGATGACCACCAGATCGCCGCGCTCCACCAGGTACCGGAACAGATCATCTCCGATCTGCGCCACGGCCTCCTTGACCGAGGGCGGCTGGTATGGAGCGCGGGCAAACACTGCTAGCAAGCCTTCCACCGCCTGCTGCTGAACAGGCGTCAATTGCACCGAGAACCCCTGCATCCAAACCAGGTCTTCGCCGCTCTCCACCCCTTGCACAGCGCTCTCCAGAAGGCGGTCGAAGGCGCTGCGCTCCAGCCCCAGGCGGCTACGGAGTTGCTCGCGGGGCATACCACGGCGCAACGGCTCGGCCCGGTGATAGGCGGCTAACTCCTGCGTCAGACGCTGGCGGATGTTATGGAGCGTGACCGGATCAACATACCAGCCTTCTCCCAACGCCAGAATTACCCCGCCCTGCAACGCCTCCTGCAGGGCAGCCCCGGCAATATCGGCTGGCATCCCGCTGCGCTCCTGCAACGTCTTTTCCCGCAGGGGAACACCCGCCCGTTCAAGTACCTGGGCCAGCAGCTCAGCCGGCGTACCCCGCGCCAGCGCCTCCAATCGGGCAATCACCTCCGGACGCCGGCGCCGCCAGCGGCGACCAGGCGCCGGATCAACCACCACACCGCCGCCGATAGTCTCTCCCGGAGAAGGAAAGCGCAGGATAAAGCGGTCTCCGCGGGCCAGCGGCACAGGCTGCTCCAGCCGGATTTGAATCCAGCCTTCCGCCCCCGGCGCAATGGTTTCTGCATCAAGCAGGCGTACCCGCGCCAGAGCTTCCGCTGCGCCGGAAAAGAACTTGACTTCGGCGTTATGCAGAAGCGGACGACTAGCCTCCGCCAGCAGCCTGAGGCGGCCATCCAGCAACCTGGTGCCGCGTAGCCAGCCGGGCGTCGTCAAGACCTGGCCGCGCATGAGCTGCTGCTTTTCCACGCCGCTCAGGTTAACCGCTGCCCGGCTGCCCGGCCCGATGCGCTCCCGCTTGGTCTGGTAAGCCTGCAGACCGCGTATACGGGCCGTGATCCCGACCGGCGCGATCTCCACCGTGTCGCCCACTGCCAGGCTGCCGCCGGTCAGCGTGCCGGTGACCACCGTCCCGAAACCGCTAATACTGAAAACGCGGTCGATCGGCAGACGCGGATGTCCGCGATCCAGGCGCGGCGGCAGCGCTGTCAGGCGCTCTGCCAGTACCTGCTTGAGGGTGTCCAGACCACGACCGTCGCGGGCGGAAACCGGCACGATTGGGGCGTCTGCCAGAGCAGTGCCGCTGACGATCTCACGGATGTCCAGCTCAACCAGTTCCAGCCATTCCGGGTCCTCGACCGCGTCGATCTTGGTCAGGGCAATGACGCCGCCGGGTATGCCTAGCAGGTCAAGAATCGCCAGGTGTTCCCGTGTCTGCGGCATCACCCCTTCGTCAGCCGCAATGACGAACAGCGCCGCGTCGATGCCCCCCACGCCAGCCAGCATATTCTCGATGAAATCGCGGTGCCCCGGCACATCGACGATCCCCACCGCCAGGTCGCCGGGCAAAGTCAACCAGGCGAAGCCCAGATCGATGGTCATCTCGCGCTCTTTTTCCTCGCGCAACCGGTCCGGATCAATCCCCGTCAACGCTTTGACCAGCGTCGATTTGCCATGATCGACATGACCGGCGGTGCCTATAACATACATCGCTCACTCCTGCGAGGACATGGTGCTCATCCCCACCTGACAAAGAAGGGCGTTCGCTGGAACGCCCCGATCAGCCTGGCAGCCTGGCGAGCCGCGCCGGGTGGCGCGCTAGAACTTGTTGCCACCGTTGTCAGTGGGAGTCTTGGGCGAGACCCGCACATCAAATTCATCCAGCAGGGCCTGGTACTTTTCGCGGTAGAGGGCGAAACGCGCCCGTTCCAGCGCCCACAGCCGCTCGATGCTTTCGCGCAGTGGCGGAATCTGGCTGGCAATCTCCCCCAGCCGGGCGACAAACGTCTCGAATTCCTTGTCATGGCTGCGCCAGGCTTCGTCATTGGTCAGCGTAAACTGCTTCCAACGCTTCTGATCATCCGTCGTCCAGGCGTTCCACTCCTGGCGGAAGCGATCTTCAGAGAGCCGTTGCATCTCCGCCACTTCATTGATCCGCCGATCCAGCCGCTCAGCGATTCGCTCAAAGTCGTCGATGATGCGCTTCATGTTGCGATAGGCTTCCGACCAGGTTTCAAAGCGCTGCATGTAGGCCTGCATCTCTTCGTCATAGTTGCCGATCCGGCTCTCAAAGGCGGCGATCTGCTGATCGCGCTGTTGCAGCAATAGAGTCTGCTGGTCGATGAATTGCTGGATTTGCTCGCGGCGTTCGCGTTCCGTGCTCTGGATCTCCAGGATGCGCTTCTCGTTGCGGAGGGCCATGTCTTCCAGCAGTTCCAGCTTGGGCCGGATGGCGTCGATCTGCTTCTGTTGCTCCGGCAGTTCGGCCTGCACTTCGGAAAGACGGCGCGAATCGGCCCGCCGCTGTTCCTCCAGAAAAGCCAGACGGCGGTCCGGTTCCTCTAGCTTCTTGCTCATATCATCCAGCCGCTGCTGAAGCGCCGGGATCGCTGTCGCCAGGCGGTCCTGCTCCGCCCGGATCGGAGGCAACTGATCCAGGGCGCGCTCCAGCTTATCCAGCCGCTCGCCAAGTTCACGCACCGGACGGATCAGGCTCTCGCGGGAAAGCGCGGCCCTCCGTTCCGCTTCGCGTTCGGCGGCCAGCCGCTTGGCCTCGTTCTGTTCAACCAGCTGCATCATCTCCAGCCGCAACTGGGCCATGATCTCGGCATCTTTACCCGCCGGCAAAAAAGCACCACGCAGCGATGCTTGATCGCTTTCCACCCCGCCGACGCGTCGGGTAAGCTGGGCAATGGTCTCCTGCTGTTGCTGAATGCGCTCTTCGAGGGCGGCGATCACCGCCTTGTCGCGGCGTCGCTCTTCATCCAGCCACTCGATCATCCTGGCAATCTGGTTAATATCCATATTGACTTTCCTCCCACCACCCGCCTCCTGCCGTACCCGGTCTGTCACGCGGGCAGCGGACTCGCGGCGGCTGTCACGTTTCCCCGTCAGGGTTGCCCTGCCGCCGTACATGCTACAGCCGCATTATAACCGATCCGGGGGGTGCATTACAGCCTGTGCCAGGAGGCTGGTTTGTACTCCTTCTTGCGCTATACTCCTGACCATGAGCACCATAGGCATCGACGCGCGACTCCTCTATTACCGGCAGGGTGGCATTGCGGCGTATACCCGCCATCTGATCGAGCAACTGGCCGCCCTGGACAGTACCACACGCTATGACATTCTGCACAGCCGCAAAGACCCGCATACCCTGGCGCCCGGCCCCAACTTTGCCCGCGTCTCCCTGTGGACGCCCAGCCACCACCGTCTGGAATCCTGGGCGCTGGCCGCTGAGATCATCCGTCTGCGGCTGGATGTGCTGCATAGCCCTGATTTCATCCCCCCGCTCCGGGGTGCGCGGCGATACGTGATCACCGTTCACGATCTGAACTTCCTGTACTATCCGCAGTTTCTGACCGCAGACAGCCGCCGCTACTACAGCGGCCAGATCGCTCGGGCTGTCCGCCAGGCCGATCATATCCTGGCCTGCTCCCAGGCCACACGGAACGACCTGATCGAGCGGCTGGGTGTACCGGAATCGCGGATCACCGTGCATCTGGAGGGCGTAGATTCATCCTTCCACCCGCTGCCAGAAGAGGAGATCGCCGCCGCCTGCCGGACGCTGAGCCTGCCACGCGGCTTCATCCTGTTCGTGGGTACTTTCGAGCCGCGCAAGAACCTGGCCGGTTTGCTGGATGCTTACCACCGGCTGCGCGTGTCCCTGTCTGACGCGCCACCGCTGGTTCTGGCCGGACGGCGCGGCTGGCTGTACGAAACCCTATTCGAACGGGTTGCCAACCTGGGACTTGAAGCGCACGTCCTCTGGCGAGAAGATATCCCGCAGCCGCTTTTGCCCGCCCTCTACAATGCTGCCGCAGTGCTGGTGCTGCCGTCGTTCTACGAGGGATTCGGCCTGACGGCCCTGGAAGCGATGGCCTGCGGCACGCCGGTCATCGTCACCAACCGCAGCGCGCCGCCGGAGATCGTCGGAGAAGCTGGATTGTTGATTGATCCCGACCAGCCAGAGGAGATCGCGGCCCGGCTGCAGGAGGTTCTGACCGATAGCGCCCTGTCCGCGCGCCTGCGGCGGGCGGGCCTGGCCCGTGCCGCCATGTTCACCTGGCAGCAGACCGCGACGGTTACCCACCGCGTTTATCAGCAGCTGCTTTCCAGCTAGACACCTTTGCAGGAGAGTCTGTCTTGCGTATCCTGTTCCTGACTTCCGAACTGCCTTATCCCCCTTACGCCGGGGCGCCCATGCGCAATTTTGGGATCATCGAAGGGCTGGCGGATCATGAAATCTGGTTGTTATCCTTTCACAGCAAACGCACCATCGAGCCAGATCGGACTCCGCTGGCCCGCCTCTGTGCAGCCATCACCACGGTATCCACCCCTGTGCGCACCGCGCCAGATCGGTTGCGGACTCTGCTGCTGACCAGCGAGGCCGATATCGCTCGCCGCTTCCATTCGCCAGCATTTGCGGCTCAACTCCGCCAGTGGCTGTCGGCGACCCGGTTTGACGTGATCCAGATTGAAAACCTGGAAATGGCCATCTACCTGCCCATCATCCGGGAGATACAGCCGGGAACCCCCGTGATCTATGATGCCCACAACGCCGAATACGCCCTCCAGCAACGCATCTACGAGACCGAACGTGGCGCCCTGAGCAACCTGCCCGGCGCATTCTATTCGCGCCTCCAGGCGGAACGGGTGCGCCGCCTGGAGCAGAGCGTCTGCCGGAGGGTAGACCACATTATCGCCGTGTCTGAGACAGATGCCGGTCTGCTGCGCACGCTGGCCGCAGGAACGCCGATAACGGTCGTTCCTAACGGCATCTCGGCGCACCTGTACTGCCAGCCAGCCGTCGAACCGGTTGACCTGGAAAAGCCGGCGCTGGTTTTTACCGGCAAAATGGACTACCGCCCCAACATCGACGCTGCGCTCTGGTTCGGCCAGGAAGTCCTGCCGTTGGTCCGCCAGGAATTGCCCAACGCCCACTTCTACGTTGTCGGTCAATCGCCACATCCACGCCTGAATGTACTGCGCGGCCAGTGCGGGATCACGCTCACCGGTCTGGTGCCGGATATCCTGCCATACCTGCAGGCGGCAAGCGTCTTTGTAGTGCCTCTGCGGATGGGCAGCGGCACGCGTCTGAAGGTGCTGGAGGCCATGGCTGCCGGCTGCCCGATTGTCAGCACCACCATTGGTGTACAGGGGCTGGCCATTAAGGATGGCCAGGAAGTCATGATTGCCGATACTGCCAAGGAATTTGCCCGTTCGGTGGTTCGGCTGTACCGCGATTCAGAACAGGCAGGCATGCTGGGCGAAAAAGCCCGCGCCTTTGTACAGGAGCGCTATGATTGGTCCATTTTGCTGCCCCGCCTGCGGGCTGTATACCGGGAATTAGGCGTTGGCTGATCTTACAGAACTGGCCCTGCGCAACCAGGTGTTGGCTGCCCGCCAGCACGCCCGTACCCGCCGCCAGCAACTGCGCGGCACTTTGTTGACGGCGCTGGCACGTTTGCCACTCCCTCCGATCCGCGGGGATGGGCGTACGATCCTGCTCATTCGCCCTGATCACCTGGGAGATGTGCTGCTGACCACCCCGGCCATCCGCGCTCTGGCCGCCGCCCTGCCAGAAGCCCGCCTGGTCGCACTGGTCGGCCTCTGGTCAGCAGGCGTGATCAGCGCCTACCCGGAGATCGACCTCACCCTGACGCTGCCCTTCCCGGGATTCGCCCGCCACCCCGCCCGCGCCTCCGCTCAGCCTTACCTGCTGGCCTGGCGCTGGGCCAACCATCTGCGGCGGTTGCAGGTCGACAGTGCGATCGTCTTCCGCCCCGATCACTGGTGGGGAGCCATGCTGGCTTTCCTGGCCCGCATTCCCCGCCGGATCGGGTTCGCCCTGCCCGATGTCGCGCCGTTCTTGACCGACGCCGTCCCTTTCCGCGCCAGTCATGCTGTGGAGCGCGGCCTGGCGCTCATCCGGGCACTTGGCGTCAGTGTTGATCATCCCTCCATCCTGACCTTCCCCATCCAGGATGAAGACCGGGAGTTCGTGCACCGGCAACTGGCCGAAGCCGGGCTGCCGCCGACGGCCCCCCGTGTCATCATCCACCCCGGCACGGGCACGCGCATCAAACAGTGGCC from Anaerolineae bacterium encodes the following:
- a CDS encoding glycosyltransferase family 4 protein translates to MSTIGIDARLLYYRQGGIAAYTRHLIEQLAALDSTTRYDILHSRKDPHTLAPGPNFARVSLWTPSHHRLESWALAAEIIRLRLDVLHSPDFIPPLRGARRYVITVHDLNFLYYPQFLTADSRRYYSGQIARAVRQADHILACSQATRNDLIERLGVPESRITVHLEGVDSSFHPLPEEEIAAACRTLSLPRGFILFVGTFEPRKNLAGLLDAYHRLRVSLSDAPPLVLAGRRGWLYETLFERVANLGLEAHVLWREDIPQPLLPALYNAAAVLVLPSFYEGFGLTALEAMACGTPVIVTNRSAPPEIVGEAGLLIDPDQPEEIAARLQEVLTDSALSARLRRAGLARAAMFTWQQTATVTHRVYQQLLSS
- the selB gene encoding selenocysteine-specific translation elongation factor, with the translated sequence MYVIGTAGHVDHGKSTLVKALTGIDPDRLREEKEREMTIDLGFAWLTLPGDLAVGIVDVPGHRDFIENMLAGVGGIDAALFVIAADEGVMPQTREHLAILDLLGIPGGVIALTKIDAVEDPEWLELVELDIREIVSGTALADAPIVPVSARDGRGLDTLKQVLAERLTALPPRLDRGHPRLPIDRVFSISGFGTVVTGTLTGGSLAVGDTVEIAPVGITARIRGLQAYQTKRERIGPGSRAAVNLSGVEKQQLMRGQVLTTPGWLRGTRLLDGRLRLLAEASRPLLHNAEVKFFSGAAEALARVRLLDAETIAPGAEGWIQIRLEQPVPLARGDRFILRFPSPGETIGGGVVVDPAPGRRWRRRRPEVIARLEALARGTPAELLAQVLERAGVPLREKTLQERSGMPADIAGAALQEALQGGVILALGEGWYVDPVTLHNIRQRLTQELAAYHRAEPLRRGMPREQLRSRLGLERSAFDRLLESAVQGVESGEDLVWMQGFSVQLTPVQQQAVEGLLAVFARAPYQPPSVKEAVAQIGDDLFRYLVERGDLVVIAPDVVLTTPVYREMFAAVARTLDTGGSISAAELRDQFGTTRKYAIALLEFLDGQGITRREGDVRVWNRRPKM
- a CDS encoding glycosyltransferase, translated to MRILFLTSELPYPPYAGAPMRNFGIIEGLADHEIWLLSFHSKRTIEPDRTPLARLCAAITTVSTPVRTAPDRLRTLLLTSEADIARRFHSPAFAAQLRQWLSATRFDVIQIENLEMAIYLPIIREIQPGTPVIYDAHNAEYALQQRIYETERGALSNLPGAFYSRLQAERVRRLEQSVCRRVDHIIAVSETDAGLLRTLAAGTPITVVPNGISAHLYCQPAVEPVDLEKPALVFTGKMDYRPNIDAALWFGQEVLPLVRQELPNAHFYVVGQSPHPRLNVLRGQCGITLTGLVPDILPYLQAASVFVVPLRMGSGTRLKVLEAMAAGCPIVSTTIGVQGLAIKDGQEVMIADTAKEFARSVVRLYRDSEQAGMLGEKARAFVQERYDWSILLPRLRAVYRELGVG
- a CDS encoding glycosyltransferase family 9 protein; this encodes MADLTELALRNQVLAARQHARTRRQQLRGTLLTALARLPLPPIRGDGRTILLIRPDHLGDVLLTTPAIRALAAALPEARLVALVGLWSAGVISAYPEIDLTLTLPFPGFARHPARASAQPYLLAWRWANHLRRLQVDSAIVFRPDHWWGAMLAFLARIPRRIGFALPDVAPFLTDAVPFRASHAVERGLALIRALGVSVDHPSILTFPIQDEDREFVHRQLAEAGLPPTAPRVIIHPGTGTRIKQWPSAHWALVADHLARRWGAPILFTGSDHEISLVRSITDQMAAPAIVLAGETTVGQLAALYEGARVVLGPDSGPLHLATAVGAPTVHLYGPADPAEFGPWGDPVRHIVLTTAIACRPCRILDWPGADPADHPCVRDIAPEAVLEAAIRATGES